ACCAGATGCAGCGAGGGGACGACCGAGAGGATGGTAATTGCGACGGGGTTCTTGAAGGGGTGCGACGTCAGCCATCTCTGCAAACGGATCGCATCCTCGCGACTTTCCACTGCCAAGAGGACGCGGGTGATAGGCCGGGCTTTCCCCTTCACAATCAGGGTCGGCACTGTGGCATGGAGTACGACGCGGTGGGACACGCTGCCGAGAAACAGCTCCGCCGCCCGGCTGTGATCACGCGTGCCGACTGCGATAAGGTCGGCCTTGACCGCGGAGGCGCTGTCGAGAATGAAGGATGCCGGGTGCTGGACTTCACACAATGTTCGGACGGAGGGGGTTTCAGCCGGCAGCAGAGTGCGGCAGCGCTCAACCGCCTGACGACCGGCGTCAATCATGGCCTGGCGGAACTCGTCGTACCCTTGCACATTGAATACTCCCGCCACGAGGGGAGACTGGAACATGCCAAGATCCACCCCATGTACGAGCACGACCTCCTCCGGCCGGTAGAGCATTCCGATCTGTTCCACTGCGGAAAAAGCTTCATCTGACCAATCCACCCCGGCTACGATTCGCATTATCGTCTCCCAATCATTCAGAACAGTGGATGTGGTGACGTGCCGAAGGGCAAGACCCGTGGCGTTTCGCCGGCATTTCCTCTGATGCGCCAGGCGCCTCCTTCAAACGTCAGATAATGCACCTCTTGGTACCAGCTGTCGATCGGGACCCGGAGGCCACTGGTCTTTGAGATGCCCGACAGGCTCCCTGTGCAGGTCACTTCAATGATGGCGTTGGAGCCAGATCCTACTTTAGCGATCTTCGAAAAGAAATGCACTCCCCCCAGATCACGGTATTCCTTAAAGATGTCGGACCAGATCTTACGAATATCTGCCAGTTTCAGCCCATGATAGTTGTACTGGGTTGCATGGAGCGCGATGATACCCTCGAGATTTTCCTCAGCGATGGCTGCGTCAGCCTTGTGAAACACATCCAAGATCTGGTTGACAGTAGCCTGATCCACTTCCACGACCGCGCCAGTCTGAAGCAACGTGTCTGCATATCCTGCCGTTCCGGTCAGCAGGCTAAGTGTCACCACAGCGACACATAGCGATCGACTGGAGCAGGACCACCTCGACTGTGCCATGGTGATACCTCTTGTGAGACCGGACATACTAGCCTCCTCTACTGTTGAGATCAGGGATCAGCGACTCCATGTGACCCGTATAAATTGTTCCCCCTCGTCGTAATGGACCTCGAACGTTCCTTCGTAGGCGTGATGGAGAGTTTCACCGATGCGCCGGGGGAGGTGCGTGTCTGTGGTTGAGATCACCAGGGCCGCGCCCTGCTGTTCATATCCCATGATGCGGGACAAGGGGTGCTCCGCCTTCTCCTTGGCTTCCGTGTTGTGGACTACCCCCATGATCTCTTCCTTGTGATCAGCGAGAAAGGGGCCGTTCAAAGTTAGGAAACCTTTAGGGTACTTGTCCCGAATTCTCAGGCAAGCAGGGCAGACAATCTCATCGGCTTCTGCCAGCTTCGGGTTCCAGGTCCAGCGGCCTTTATGAAACAGGGCCCCGCACTCGGTGCAGACTGTCGGCTCTTTGAGCTTGCCCCGCAGCTTATAGGTGTCATGTTGGTACTCTTGAACAGTCCGGTCTCTCCGAGCCCCCAATCCTGACGGGATCTTTGAATGTGTAGACATGTGACGGGCATCCTCCTTGGCGACAAGCCGCCTTACGAAGCCGGTGACGAGGAGGCGCGTTCGAGCATTGCCGCCTCGGCCAGATTTAAGTATTCCACCACGTCGCGATCTTCAACCTGGGTGAAGTCTACGAAGAAATCCCCCACGGCGTAGAAGGGATCCGGAGTCATGAGAATGATCAATTCGTTCACATGCGCTTGGACTTCCCGCATGGTCGATGGAGGTCCGACCGGGATCACTCCCACCAGATGGCGGGGCTGTAAACTGCGAATAGCCAGTGCCGAGGCCAAAAATGTCGAGCCTGTGGCAATGCCGTCGTCAACCAGGAACACGGTGCGGCCTGTGAGTTGCGGAAGCGGCCGTCCTTGCCGATACAGGTCCTTGCGTCTGGCGATTTCTTTCTCCTGGACATGAATCAACCGCTCCAGCTCATGCCTGGATAGGTCAAACGAACTGATCGCCTCTTGATTCAGATAGCGGGCCCCTGTCTCAGCCACAGCTCCAATCGCATACTCGGGATTGCCCGGTGCACCGATCTTGCGTGTGATAAACACATCCAGCGGGACATGGAGGGCGAGGCTCAGTTGATAGCCCACAGCTACACCGCCGCGCGGAAGAGCGAGAATCAATCCTGTCGGATCGTTGCGGTAGTGGCTCAGCTTCTCGGCCAAGGTGCGGCCTGCTTCTTCTCGATTACGAAACATTCACCCCCGCCCTTTCCTCTAGCCCGCATTCATGACCGCTTCTGCTGCAATCGTGGATCCGACGCTGCGACCGTTCGCGTCGATCGTCGTTCGTGAAGCGTGAAGCGCAGACCGGAGTGAGTGCATGTCCGTCCTTCGCCTGCGAGATACGAGAGACGCTTCACGAGATACGCGGTCCAGCCAATTTCTCGACGAACCGTCATGTACCCCACAACAGGCAACTATGCCAACGATTCCACGATACCCCGTAACCGCTCGGTCAACTTTGTCGCGGCAGCTGGGTCTTCCTGGTCCCACGTGACCTCAATCGGCTCTCCAACAATGACGCGCACCTTCGGGAAGCCGATTCTGCCCTGCGAGAGGGCCCGTGCCGTGCCGATGAGGTGAACCGGGATAAGGGGAGCCCCCGTCACGAGTGACAGGTGTGCCGCGCCCCGACCCCACGGATTGGTGCTGCGCACGCCGCCCTGTGGGAAGATCGCGACCGCCTCTCCCTCATTGAGCGCTTGCAGCACCTTTGCGAGAGCGGAAAAGTCGAAGTGGCTACGCTCAACCGGGATTGCGCCGAGCCCGTCGAGCATCCAAGCCAGTAGTCGGAACCGCCAGAGCTCTGCCTTTGCGACGAAACGCAGGTCGCGCGGGATTGCCGCTCCCAGAATGATTGCGTCGAGGAACGATTCGTGGTTTGACGCGATGACCGCAGGTCCGGAGGCAGGGACGCGATCGGCGCCGATCACCTCGATCCGGTAGATGGCGCGCACCAAGCCGCTGAAGGCACGACGAACCTGGCCATAGTTCGGAGCAGAGAATACTGTGAGACTGTTTGCCTTGCTCGCCCGACGGCCGAAGCGAGTTTCCATCGATGATTCCATCAGATCTACGTTTTCTCCTTGACTGCTGCGCTCACGCGCAACATCCATTGGACCGTCTTGAAAAGCAAAATAAGTTGCTGGGAAGAGAGGGTTGCATTGTCGGTGCCACAGAATGTTGTCGCCGGCTGGGAGAGGGAGAAGTTCCGTAACTCAGGGAGTTACAGGCTTACAGGATGAAGGAATGGGCTGCACCATCCGGCTCGATGAGGAAATTCGGGTCAGTGGACGGTCCGGGGGCTGTTGCCAAATGCCTCAGTACGAAGAATCCCCCCCCTGAGCCGATCATCAAGCGCCGACTGGATCCGTCGAGTAGAATCATGGCGACGGTCCATTCTTCCGGAAGTACTGGGCGGTCGTTTTCCGGACCTTCGTGAAACATTGAGGACAGTAGGTATGGGTGAGAGCAAAAGCCTCCAGCTTTATGTCATAGGTCTTGTTATGCATGTGTGGCGTGAGCCAGCATTCGAGACCGGGGGATGAGCCCCTGTCGTCTCGAATGAGTCCGCACTGACAACAGACAGGGAGCAACGTCGGTTGTGTGAACGGCTCCTCGTTCAGGACGGGCGGTGTCCCATGAGTGGCCTGGGCTGATGGTGTTTCAGGAGACATATGCCATCCCTTTCCTTCGTCCGCCAGACCAGGACATCTGCTGCTGCCAGGTCCTGAACGATCTACGGCATGGTCACACCGACCCGCAGCCAATTGCGGAACCGGGGAATTCCCCAGTTTCGCTCGAATAACGTATTTGCTTCCTCCGCGGGCCTTGGTCTTGTCCCCTAGAAGATTCCCTCTGTGACTCCTACGCCGATCAAAAACATGGCGAAGAGAA
This portion of the Nitrospirota bacterium genome encodes:
- a CDS encoding phosphoribosyltransferase, which codes for MFRNREEAGRTLAEKLSHYRNDPTGLILALPRGGVAVGYQLSLALHVPLDVFITRKIGAPGNPEYAIGAVAETGARYLNQEAISSFDLSRHELERLIHVQEKEIARRKDLYRQGRPLPQLTGRTVFLVDDGIATGSTFLASALAIRSLQPRHLVGVIPVGPPSTMREVQAHVNELIILMTPDPFYAVGDFFVDFTQVEDRDVVEYLNLAEAAMLERASSSPAS
- a CDS encoding 1-acyl-sn-glycerol-3-phosphate acyltransferase, with translation MESSMETRFGRRASKANSLTVFSAPNYGQVRRAFSGLVRAIYRIEVIGADRVPASGPAVIASNHESFLDAIILGAAIPRDLRFVAKAELWRFRLLAWMLDGLGAIPVERSHFDFSALAKVLQALNEGEAVAIFPQGGVRSTNPWGRGAAHLSLVTGAPLIPVHLIGTARALSQGRIGFPKVRVIVGEPIEVTWDQEDPAAATKLTERLRGIVESLA
- a CDS encoding universal stress protein, with product MRIVAGVDWSDEAFSAVEQIGMLYRPEEVVLVHGVDLGMFQSPLVAGVFNVQGYDEFRQAMIDAGRQAVERCRTLLPAETPSVRTLCEVQHPASFILDSASAVKADLIAVGTRDHSRAAELFLGSVSHRVVLHATVPTLIVKGKARPITRVLLAVESREDAIRLQRWLTSHPFKNPVAITILSVVPSLHLVDPRLTVGLEGWSEQNKREAEQVVKDTARALAGPNFTPSTEVCLGDPATTVCEMGQSRDLIVVGSHGRMGIEGFLLGSVSHGIVHRATTSVLVVR
- a CDS encoding ATPase — encoded protein: MSTHSKIPSGLGARRDRTVQEYQHDTYKLRGKLKEPTVCTECGALFHKGRWTWNPKLAEADEIVCPACLRIRDKYPKGFLTLNGPFLADHKEEIMGVVHNTEAKEKAEHPLSRIMGYEQQGAALVISTTDTHLPRRIGETLHHAYEGTFEVHYDEGEQFIRVTWSR